From a single Vitis vinifera cultivar Pinot Noir 40024 chromosome 18, ASM3070453v1 genomic region:
- the LOC100267129 gene encoding disease resistance protein RPV1: MASTSGQKASSSPSSPHSYEVFISFRGEDTRKNFTDHLYTTLVAYGIHTFRDDEELEKGGDIASDLLRAIEESKIFIIIFSTNYANSRWCLNELVKIFECTTQKQSTILPIFYHVNPSDVRKQSGSYGDAFVDHEKDADEKKMEVIQKWRTALNQVASLCGLHVDEQYETLVVKEITDDIIRRLNRKPLNVGKNIVGMDFHLEKLKSLMNIELNEVRVVGIYGIGGIGKTTIAKAIYNDISYQFDGSSFLNNVRERSKDNALQLQQELLHGILKGKSPKVSNMDEGIQMIKRSLSSKRVLVVFDDVDDLMQIENLAEEHSWFGPRSRIIITTRHKHFLTQYGVKESYEVPILHDAEAIELFSWWAFKQNLPNEIYKNLSYQVVDYAKGLPLALEVLGSFLFKKTISEWESALCKLKTIPHMGIQNVLKISYDGLDDVEKGIFLDIACFFKGKDKDFVSRMLDEDFYAESGIGVLHDKCLISISGNKLDMHDLLQQMGWEIVRQECPKEPGRRSRLWEQEDIFDVLKRNMGSEKIEGIFLDLSHLEDILDFTTEAFAGMKKLRLLKVYNSKSILGDFGDTFTFNNKVNCRVRFAHEFKFCSDDLRYLYWHGYSLKSLPKDFSPKHLVDLSMPYSHIKKLWKGIKVLKSLKSMDLSHSKCLIETPDFSGITNLERLVLEGCINLPEVHPSLGDLKKLNFLSLKDCKMLRRLPSRIWNFKSLRTLILSGCSKFEEFPENFGNLEMLKELHEDGTVVRALPPSNFSMRNLKKLSFRGCGPASASWLWSKRSSNSICFTVPSSSNLCYLKKLDLSDCNISDGANLGSLGFLSSLEDLNLSGNNFVTLPNMSGLSHLVFLGLENCKRLQALPQFPSSLEDLILRGNNFVTLPNMSGLSHLKTLVLGNCKRLEALPQLPSSIRSLNATDCTSLGTTESLKLLRPWELESLDSDVAFVIPGSRIPDWIRYQSSENVIEADLPLNWSTNCLGFALALVFSSQPPVSHWLWAEVFLDFGTCCCSIETQCFFHLEGDNCVLAHEVDHVLLNYVPVQPSLSPHQVIHIKATFAITSETGYEIKRCGLGLVYVNEEVNCNNVPPPNESTLVLKEISAGEPIECEDMTIECQDQRKPTLRYGIFL; the protein is encoded by the exons ATGGCTTCTACCAGCGGCCAAAAAgcctcttcttctccttcttctcctcATAGTTATGAGGTGTTTATAAGTTTTAGAGGTGAAGACACTCGCAAAAATTTCACCGATCACCTCTATACCACTTTGGTTGCATATGGAATTCATACTTTCAGAGATGATGAAGAACTTGAGAAAGGAGGAGATATTGCATCTGATCTCTTGAGAGCCATTGAAGAATCAAagattttcattattattttctcgACAAATTATGCTAACTCCAGGTGGTGTTTAAATGAACTCGTAAAAATTTTTGAGTGTACGACACAAAAGCAATCAacaattctaccaattttctaTCATGTGAATCCATCCGATGTACGAAAACAGTCGGGAAGTTATGGAGATGCGTTTGTGGACCATGAAAAAGATGCAGACGAGAAGAAGATGGAGGTGATACAAAAGTGGAGGACTGCCTTGAACCAAGTAGCTAGTCTGTGCGGATTGCACGTTGATGAACA ATACGAGACACTGGTTGTCAAGGAAATTACTGATGACATCATTAGAAGATTGAATCGTAAGCCTTTAAATGTGGGCAAGAATATAGTTGGAATGGATTTTCATTTGGAAAAGTTGAAATCGTTGATGAATATTGAGTTGAATGAAGTTCGTGTGGTTGGGATTTATGGAATTGGTGGGATTGGTAAGACTACTATCGCCAAGGCTATTTATAATGATATCTCATATCAATTTGATGGTAGTAGTTTTCTTAACAATGTTAGAGAAAGATCCAAAGACAATGCACTTCAATTACAACAAGAACTACTTCATGGTATCTTAAAGGGAAAAAGTCCAAAAGTAAGCAATATGGATGAAGGAATTCAGATGATAAAGAGGAGTCTCAGCTCTAAAAGGGTTCTTGTTGTTTTTGATGACGTGGATGATTTGATGCAAATAGAAAACTTGGCAGAAGAGCATAGTTGGTTTGGTCCAAGAAGTAGGATCATCATAACAACTAGACACAAACATTTTCTAACCCAATATGGAGTCAAAGAATCATATGAAGTTCCGATACTACATGATGCAGAAGCTATTGAGCTGTTTAGTTGGTGGGCTTTCAAACAAAATCTTCctaatgaaatttataaaaatctcTCCTACCAGGTAGTAGATTATGCTAAAGGTCTTCCACTAGCACTTGAGGTTCTAGgttcttttctctttaaaaagaCAATAAGTGAATGGGAAAGTGCATTGTGTAAACTTAAAACAATACCCCATATGGGCATTCAAAATGTACTCAAAATAAGCTATGATGGACTAGATGATGTGGAAAAGGGAATATTCCTAGATAttgcatgtttttttaaagggaaagaTAAAGATTTTGTTTCAAGAATGTTAGATGAGGATTTCTATGCAGAAAGTGGAATAGGAGTTCTCCATGATAAGTGTCTCATAAGTATTTCTGGAAACAAGTTAGACATGCATGATTTGTTACAACAAATGGGGTGGGAAATTGTTCGCCAAGAATGTCCAAAAGAGCCTGGAAGACGAAGTAGATTGTGGGAACAAGAAGATATCTTTGATGTGTTGAAAAGAAATATg GGAAGTGAAAAAATTGAAGGCATTTTCCTCGACTTGTCTCATTTAGAAGATATACTAGACTTCACCACTGAAGCCTTTGCTGGGATGAAAAAACTTAGATTGCTCAAAGTCTATAATTCTAAGAGTATTTTAGGAGACTTCGGAGATACCTTTACCTTTAACAACAAAGTGAATTGTAGAGTGCGGTTTGCccatgaatttaaattttgttcCGATGATTTGAGGTACTTATATTGGCATGGATACTCTTTGAAATCATTACCAAAGGATTTCAGCCCAAAGCATCTTGTTGATCTCAGTATGCCTTATAGTCACATTAAAAAACTTTGGAAAGGAATCAAG GTTCTTAAAAGCTTAAAATCCATGGATCTCAGCCACTCTAAGTGCTTGATAGAAACTCCAGATTTCTCAGGTATCACCAACCTTGAACGTCTAGTTTTAGAAGGTTGTATAAATTTGCCTGAGGTTCACCCATCTCTTGGAGATTTGAAGAAGCTAAATTTCTTGAGTTTAAAAGATTGCAAAATGCTTAGAAGGCTTCCAAGCAGGATTTGGAATTTCAAATCTCTTCGAACATTAATTCTTTCTGGTTGCTCCAAATTTGAAGAATTTCCAGAGAATTTTGGGAACTTAGAAATGTTGAAGGAGCTTCACGAAGATGGAACTGTGGTAAGAGCACTACCCCCTTCCAATTTTTCTATGAGAAACCTTAAAAAGTTGTCTTTCCGTGGATGTGGACCAGCATCTGCCTCATGGTTGTGGTCAAAAAGAAGTTCAAATTCTATTTGTTTCACGGTACCTTCTTCCTCAAACTTGTGCTATTTAAAGAAGCTAGATTTAAGTGACTGCAATATATCAGATGGAGCAAATCTTGGTAGCCTTGGCTTCTTATCTTCACTTGAAGACTTAAATTTAAGTGGAAACAACTTTGTCACTTTGCCTAACATGAGTGGACTTTCTCACCTGGTATTTCTTGGGTTGGAAAATTGTAAAAGACTGCAGGCACTTCCACAGTTTCCATCTTCACTTGAAGATTTAATTTTAAGGGGAAACAACTTTGTCACTTTGCCTAACATGAGTGGACTTTCTCACCTGAAAACGCTTGTGTTGGGAAATTGTAAAAGACTAGAGGCACTTCCACAGCTTCCATCAAGCATACGTTCTTTAAATGCAACAGATTGCACATCATTGGGAACAACTGAATCACTCAAGCTGCTGAGGCCGTGGGAACTCGAATCCCTA GATTCTGACGTCGCTTTTGTGATTCCCGGGAGTAGAATACCAGATTGGATCAGGTATCAGAGCTCGGAGAATGTAATTGAAGCAGACCTACCTCTAAATTGGTCTACCAACTGCCTGGGTTTTGCATTGGCTCTTGTCTTCAGTAGCCAGCCACCTGTCTCTCATTGGTTATGGGCAGAAGTTTTCTTGGACTTTGGCACATGTTGCTGTTCTATCGAAACTCAATGTTTTTTCCATCTTGAAGgggataattgtgttttggCTCATGAAGTGGATCATGTGCTTCTGAATTATGTACCAGTTCAACCCTCACTCAGTCCGCATCAAGTCATTCACATCAAGGCTACATTTGCAATAACCTCCGAGACCGGTTATGAAATTAAGAGATGTGGGTTAGGTTTAGTGTATGTTAATGAAGAGGTGAATTGCAACAATGTGCCTCCCCCTAATGAGTCAACTCTTGTCCTTAAAGAAATCTCTGCGGGGGAACCCATTGAATGTGAGGATATGACCATTGAATGTCAGGATCAGAGGAAACCCACCTTAAGATACGGAATCTTCCTCTGA
- the LOC100244818 gene encoding uncharacterized protein LOC100244818: MGHLIEEKALGDDHQRGDSLEEKISLFFDEEDEELDRNSEGDWADDEAANNELHDPIERKEFWDSQEALLLEIMERCNSMGAKLREEIGRVVERARETLVCSCSKSNSDECALCLRRRVVDLLCLKGFSASLRTSKWRHTHKFPGGSHEYIEVMASTPGRKKQIPFLIELEFRTEFEMAKACDEYRRLIAQLPKSYIGKSDYLNAILRVVCDAAKRSMKEQKIHMGPWRKRSFMQMKWSGYNDRKQPSKDQPWNKFSLSGITAAVVVK; encoded by the exons ATGGGGCATCTTATTGAAGAGAAGGCTCTTGGAGATGATCATCAACGCGGGGACAGCCTCGAAGAGAAAATCTCATTGTTTTTTgatgaagaagacgaagaacTGGATCGAAATTCTGAAGGTGATTGGGCTGATGATGAAGCTGCCAACAATGAATTGCATGACCCCATTGAGAGAAAAGAGTTCTGGGATTCACAAGAGGCTTTGCTTctg GAAATAATGGAAAGATGTAATTCAATGGGTGCAAAGTTGAGGGAAGAGATAGGGAGAGTGGTGGAGAGGGCAAGAGAAACACTAGTGTGCAGCTGCTCCAAGTCAAATTCAGATGAGTGTGCCCTTTGTTTGAGGAGGAGAGTGGTGGATTTGCTTTGCCTCAAGGGTTTCTCTGCCTCTCTCCGTACTTCCAAGTGGAGGCACACTCACAAGTTCCCCGGAG GATCACATGAATATATAGAGGTAATGGCAAGCACCCCTGGGAGGAAGAAGCAAATCCCATTCCTTATAGAGCTCGAATTCCGAACTGAATTCGAGATGGCCAAAGCCTGCGATGAGTACCGCAGACTCATCGCCCAACTCCCCAAATCCTACATCGGAAAATCCGACTACCTCAACGCCATCCTGCGTGTGGTATGCGATGCCGCCAAGAGGTCCATGAAGGAGCAGAAGATCCACATGGGGCCATGGCGGAAGCGCAGCTTCATGCAGATGAAATGGTCCGGTTACAACGACAGAAAACAGCCCTCCAAGGATCAACCCTGGAACAAGTTTTCGCTGTCCGGCATCACTGCTGCTGTGGTGGTTAAATGA
- the LOC100265321 gene encoding abhydrolase domain-containing protein C22H12.03 isoform X1, giving the protein MSAISNFPAAHRHRAAPVGVSEAGKFGFRSAVASVPFQDDIFWRSQSALSHSRKAAKYPSVQMALVDERVAHGRNLAKPSRILAYDLVQGPLVRWSSIADKSIPDPPTAVLVHGILGSRKNWGTFARRLAQAFPTWQFLSVDLRCHGDSASISKRGPHTVAAAALDVLKLVAQLRITPRVLVGHSFGGKVVLSMVEQAAKPLARPVRVWVLDATPGKVRPGGDGEDHPEELISFLSKMPNEISQPSCGATTSTTEAFFGDLLPPVFSKRDVMNALIKEGFSKDVAQWVVTNLQQTSSPGSSSPSFSWVFDLKGIAEMYQSYEETNLWNIVEDVPRGVHVNFLKAERSLHRWALEDLQRIHAAEDLAADEGGGVEMHVLEDAGHWVHADNPDGLFRILSSSFQGIKT; this is encoded by the exons ATGTCGGCGATCTCGAACTTTCCGGCGGCTCACCGGCATCGCGCAGCGCCAGTGGGGGTTTCGGAGGCGGGGAAGTTTGGGTTTCGGTCGGCGGTGGCTTCGGTGCCGTTCCAG GATGATATATTTTGGCGTTCTCAGTCAGCTCTTAGTCACTCAAGGAAGGCAGCTAAATATCCAAGTGTTCAAATGGCATTAGTCGATGAGAGGGTTGCACATGGTAGAAATCTGGCAAAACCTTCCAGAATTTTG GCATATGATCTTGTTCAAGGACCACTT GTAAGATGGAGTTCTATTGCAGACAAGTCAATTCCTGATCCTCCAACAGCTGTTCTTGTGCATGGCATTCTAGGTAGCCGGAAGAACTGGG GTACCTTTGCTCGGAGATTGGCCCAGGCATTTCCAACATGGCAG TTTCTCTCAGTAGACCTGCGGTGCCATGGTGATTCAGCATCAATTAGTAAGAGGGGCCCTCATACTGTTGCTGCAGCTGCTCTTGATGTCCTAAAGCTA GTTGCACAGCTTAGAATAACACCTCGAGTTCTAGTTGGTCACAGCTTTGGAGGAAAAG TTGTCTTGAGCATGGTGGAACAAGCTGCAAAACCTCTTGCACGACCAGTCAGA GTTTGGGTTCTAGATGCAACTCCTGGGAAAGTTCGTCCTGGTGGAGATGGAGAGGATCATCCAGAGGAACTAATATCTTTCCTTAGTAAAATGCCCAATGAG ATCAGTCAACCAAGTTGTGGAGCAACTACCTCAACAACTGAGGCTTTTTTTGGGGACCTCTTGCCTCCC GTGTTTTCAAAGCGGGATGTTATGAATGCTCTTATTAAAGAAGGATTTTCCAAAGATGTGGCACAG TGGGTGGTAACAAACCTCCAACAGACCAGTTCCCCTGGTTCATCATCGCCAAGCTTCTCATGGGTGTTTGACCTCAAGGGAATTGCTGAGATGTATCAATCCTATGAAGAAACAAATTTATG GAATATTGTGGAAGATGTACCACGGGGTGTGCATGTGAATTTTTTGAAAGCAGAAAGGAGCTTGCACAGGTGGGCCCTTGAGGATCTTCAGAGGATTCATGCTGCTGAGGATCTGGCTGCTGATGAAGGTGGTGGAGTGGAAATGCATGTTCTTGAAGATGCTGGTCATTGG GTGCACGCTGATAACCCAGATGGCCTCTTCAGGATTCTCTCCTCTTCCTTCCAAGGAATCAAAACCTAA
- the LOC100265321 gene encoding abhydrolase domain-containing protein C22H12.03 isoform X2: MSAISNFPAAHRHRAAPVGVSEAGKFGFRSAVASVPFQDDIFWRSQSALSHSRKAAKYPSVQMALVDERVAHGRNLAKPSRILAYDLVQGPLVRWSSIADKSIPDPPTAVLVHGILGSRKNWGTFARRLAQAFPTWQFLSVDLRCHGDSASISKRGPHTVAAAALDVLKLVAQLRITPRVLVGHSFGGKVVLSMVEQAAKPLARPVRVWVLDATPGKVRPGGDGEDHPEELISFLSKMPNEVFSKRDVMNALIKEGFSKDVAQWVVTNLQQTSSPGSSSPSFSWVFDLKGIAEMYQSYEETNLWNIVEDVPRGVHVNFLKAERSLHRWALEDLQRIHAAEDLAADEGGGVEMHVLEDAGHWVHADNPDGLFRILSSSFQGIKT, translated from the exons ATGTCGGCGATCTCGAACTTTCCGGCGGCTCACCGGCATCGCGCAGCGCCAGTGGGGGTTTCGGAGGCGGGGAAGTTTGGGTTTCGGTCGGCGGTGGCTTCGGTGCCGTTCCAG GATGATATATTTTGGCGTTCTCAGTCAGCTCTTAGTCACTCAAGGAAGGCAGCTAAATATCCAAGTGTTCAAATGGCATTAGTCGATGAGAGGGTTGCACATGGTAGAAATCTGGCAAAACCTTCCAGAATTTTG GCATATGATCTTGTTCAAGGACCACTT GTAAGATGGAGTTCTATTGCAGACAAGTCAATTCCTGATCCTCCAACAGCTGTTCTTGTGCATGGCATTCTAGGTAGCCGGAAGAACTGGG GTACCTTTGCTCGGAGATTGGCCCAGGCATTTCCAACATGGCAG TTTCTCTCAGTAGACCTGCGGTGCCATGGTGATTCAGCATCAATTAGTAAGAGGGGCCCTCATACTGTTGCTGCAGCTGCTCTTGATGTCCTAAAGCTA GTTGCACAGCTTAGAATAACACCTCGAGTTCTAGTTGGTCACAGCTTTGGAGGAAAAG TTGTCTTGAGCATGGTGGAACAAGCTGCAAAACCTCTTGCACGACCAGTCAGA GTTTGGGTTCTAGATGCAACTCCTGGGAAAGTTCGTCCTGGTGGAGATGGAGAGGATCATCCAGAGGAACTAATATCTTTCCTTAGTAAAATGCCCAATGAG GTGTTTTCAAAGCGGGATGTTATGAATGCTCTTATTAAAGAAGGATTTTCCAAAGATGTGGCACAG TGGGTGGTAACAAACCTCCAACAGACCAGTTCCCCTGGTTCATCATCGCCAAGCTTCTCATGGGTGTTTGACCTCAAGGGAATTGCTGAGATGTATCAATCCTATGAAGAAACAAATTTATG GAATATTGTGGAAGATGTACCACGGGGTGTGCATGTGAATTTTTTGAAAGCAGAAAGGAGCTTGCACAGGTGGGCCCTTGAGGATCTTCAGAGGATTCATGCTGCTGAGGATCTGGCTGCTGATGAAGGTGGTGGAGTGGAAATGCATGTTCTTGAAGATGCTGGTCATTGG GTGCACGCTGATAACCCAGATGGCCTCTTCAGGATTCTCTCCTCTTCCTTCCAAGGAATCAAAACCTAA